One Vicia villosa cultivar HV-30 ecotype Madison, WI unplaced genomic scaffold, Vvil1.0 ctg.001916F_1_1, whole genome shotgun sequence genomic window carries:
- the LOC131637124 gene encoding uncharacterized protein LOC131637124, with protein sequence MGGELSKAVTSSFLALVPKASNPLCLDDYRLICLVGCMYKFMAKILAGRLKCVLNSIVSQCQSAFVPGRQLLDGVLVANEVVDFVKKEGLSCLLFKVDFEKAYDKVSWVFLHFLLEKMGFGVKWREWMELLVFKSDMSVVVNGSPTKEFAVKRGLRQGDPLSPFLFVLVAEALSRLVRKSSEIGEYENLLIKRRCFVDILQFADDTLLIGEGSWKHVKALKVVLRAFELVSGLGINFHKSKLIGVNTSQHFLEAASLYLSCKMESNNFEFLGIPIGFNPRKESTWQPLLEKMRRRLNGWKNRFLNLGGRITLLKSILSSLSIFFMSFYKMPTKVVKECTKIQSNFLWGGAVEKRNIHWWRWRIVNGGGTLWWEVLKARYGDIKMQILCGGDSRSSSSSSLWWRDLLKVGIFSPFLKDPLISNCSFKVGNGFSTPFWEVGWINSSSLSDDFPDLFELSSLKKVSVAVMGGWREGVWVWGDLGISGAEVAEKNLSPRLAVLRGLLEDFGGLIDDIDSVCWVLDSEKCFSVSSCYRWYASLRTPFGPLNKNEEALELIWMMEIPFKIKAFAWRIFVNRLPTKDLLVYRGINFSTSNLNCFFCDSHLEDLDHMFFKCEVVKTVWNEIGVWLDYPNRKEFDCIPSFMEWYVMGRVKGIKVGKLGVFWLATCWIIWLTRNGFCFRNEAWNINNIVWNIKILIWRWSFLGDIAYPNCSFYDFSKDPISILS encoded by the exons ATGGGGGGAGAATTGTCTAAGGCGgttacttcttcttttttggcTTTAGTTCCAAAGGCTTCCAACCCTTTATGCTTGGATGATTATAGACTGATTTGTTTAGTGGGTTGCATGTATAAGTTTATGGCAAAGATATTAGCGGGGAGATTGAAATGTGTGTTGAACTCCATAGTTTCTCAATGCCAAAGCGCGTTTGTTCCGGGGAGACAATTGCTTGACGGGGTTTTGGTGGCTAATGAGGTGGTGGATTTTGTTAAGAAAGAAGGTTTGTCTTGTCTTTTATTTAAAGTTGActttgaaaaggcttatgataAGGTTTCTTGGGTCTTTTTGCACTTTTTGTTGGAAAAGATGGGGTTCGGCGTCAAATGGAGGGAATGGATGGAGCTTTTGGTTTTCAAGAGTGATATGTCGGTGGTGGTCAATGGTAGTCCAACTAAAGAATTTGCCGTGAAGAGAGGGCTAAGACAAGGTGATCCGTtatcaccttttctttttgttttggtagCGGAGGCTCTTTCTAGGTTGGTCCGGAAATCGAGCGAAATTGGAGAGTATGAGAATTTGTTGATTAAAAGGAGGTGTTTtgtggatattcttcaatttgcggacgacacttTGTTGATTGGGGAAGGTTCTTGGAAGCACGTGAAAGCCTTGAAAGTTGTGTTGAGAGCTTTTGAGTTAGTATCGGGGCTTGGCATCAATTTTCACAAAAGCAAATTGATTGGAGTAAATACTTCTCAACATTTCTTAGAAGCCGCTTCTTTGTATCTCTCATGTAAAATGGAAAGTAATAATTTCGAGTTTCTCGGTATTCCGATTGGTTTCAATCCGAGGAAGGAATCAACATGGCAACCATTATTGGAAAAGATGAGAAGGCGTTTGAATGGGTGGAAAAACCGGTTCCTTAATCTTGGAGGTAGAATTACTCTCTTGAAGTCTATTTTGAGCTCTTTATCTATTTTCTTCATGTCTTTTTATAAGATGCCGACCAAAGTTGTTAAGGAATGTACCAAGATccaaagtaattttctttggggGGGTGCGGTCGAAAAGAGGAatattcattgg TGGAGATGGAGGATTGTAAATGGCGGAGGGACTCTTTGGTGGGAGGTGTTGAAGGCTCGTTATGGAGATATCAAAATGCAAATTCTATGTGGAGGAGATTCTCGCTCTAGCTCTTCTTCCTCTCTTTGGTGGCGAGACTTATTAAAGGTTGGTATTTTTTCTCCTTTTCTTAAGGATCCTTTAATTTCAAATTGTAGTTTTAAAGTGGGAAACGGTTTTAGTACTCCTTTTTGGGAAGTTGGTTGGATTAATAGCTCTAGTTTGTCGGATGATTTTCCGGATCTCTTTGAGTTATCTTCTTTGAAAAAAGTCTCCGTAGCGGTTATGGGAGGATGGCGGGAAGGGGTGTGGGTTTGGGGTGATTTAGGCATTTCCGGGGCGGAAGTGGCGGAGAAAAATTTGTCTCCGAGGTTGGCGGTTTTAAGGGGTCTTTTGGAGGATTTTGGGGGGTTGATAGATGATATTGATTCCGTGTGTTGGGTGTTGGATTCGGAAAAGTGCTTTTCGGTGTCTTCGTGTTATCGGTGGTATGCTTCATTGAGAACACCGTTCGGTCCCTTGAATAAGAATGAGGAGGCTTTGGAATTGATTTGGATGATGGAGATTCCTTTTAAAATTAAAGCTTTCGCTTGGAGAAtttttgtgaataggcttccCACGAAAGATCTTTTAGTGTATAGAGGTATTAATTTCTCTACTTCTaacttaaattgttttttttgcgATTCACATTTGGAGGATTTGGATCACATGTTTTTCAAGTGTGAAGTAGTTAAAACTGTTTGGAATGAAATTGGTGTGTGGTTGGATTACCCGAATCGCAAGGAGTTCGATTGTATCCCTTCCTTTATGGAATGGTATGTCATGGGGCGGGTAAAAGGGATCAAAGTTggtaaattgggggtgttttggcTAGCTACttgttggattatttggttgacaaggAACGGCTTTTGCTTTAGGAACGAAGCATGGAACATTAACAATATTGTTTGGAATATCAAAATTTTGATATGGAGGTGGTCCTTTTTGGGCGATATTGCGTATCCCAATTGTAGTTTTTACGACTTTAGTAAAGATCCTATATCTATTTtgtcgtaa
- the LOC131637125 gene encoding uncharacterized protein LOC131637125, with protein sequence MAKSFWSINGIGYSFSNSSGRSGGLLTLWKEDVVEVINSFKGEGYLGVKFRKNLNFFYLVNVYSSCDIDKKRRLWSRLLELKESYDDGEWIMGGDFNAIKKRSERKGRGIVHNTNDLEGFAEFIEESGLVDVPCKGKKFSWFSGDGKSMSRIDRFIISDKVVNDWGVIGQRIGDRDVSDHCPIWLEVDTKNWGPKPFKFNNEWFSCSSFYDFVEKEWNSFKVEGRGDFVLKQKLFLLKGRLKWWNKEVFGKKDLEIQEEVNEINHRDLLLEVEAEESHPEIVTKRKEATRRFWRNLRIKENMLAQKANLKWLKEGDSNSGFFHKVMKEKRRYNHIGPINTSEGVLDSVLEIKEHVVRHFSKKFEEEEGISPLLEGIVFDRINDEDKVWLERPFQEDEVK encoded by the coding sequence ATGGCAAAAAGTTTTTGGAGCATCAATGGGATCGGTTATTCGTTTTCTAATTCTTCGGGAAGGTCGGGAGGCCTTTTAACTTTGTGGAAGGAGGACGTGGTGGAGGTCATTAATAGTTTCAAAGGTGAGGGGTATCTTGGAGTGAAATTTCGGAAGAACCTCAATTTCTTTTATTTAGTGAACGTTTATTCTTCTTGCGACATTGATAAGAAAAGGAGGTTATGGAGTAGACTATTGGAATTAAAGGAGAGCTATGATGACGGTGAATGGATTATGGGGGGTGACTTTAATGCGATTAAGAAGAGGAGTGAGAGGAAGGGAAGAGGGATTGTGCATAACACTAATGATTTAGAGGGCTTCGCGGAGTTCATAGAAGAGAGTGGTTTGGTGGATGTTCCTTGCAAAGGAAAaaagttttcttggtttagcGGGGATGGTAAATCGATGAGTAGGATTGATAGATTTATTATTTCGGATAAGGTGGTGAACGATTGGGGTGTGATTGGCCAAAGAATAGGAGATAGAGATGTCTCGGACCATTGTCCAATTTGGTTGGAAGTGGATACTAAGAATTGGGGTCCTAAGCCTTTTAAattcaacaatgaatggttttCGTGTAGTTCCTTTTATGATTTTGTGGAGAAGGAATGGAATAGTTTTAAAGTGGAAGGTAGAGGCGACTTCGTTTTGAaacaaaaactttttcttttgaaaggAAGGCTAAAGTGGTGGAATAAGGAGGTTTTTGGTAAAAAGGATTTGGAGATTCAAGAGGAGGTCAATGAGATTAATCATCGGGATCTTTTGTTGGAAGTGGAAGCGGAGGAATCTCACCCGGAAATTGTTACTAAAAGAAAAGAAGCTACTAGGCGGTTTTGGAGGAACTTAAGGATAAAAGAGAATATGTTAGCTCAAAAAGCAAACTTGAAGTGGTTAAAGGAAGGTGATTCTAATAGCGGTTTTTTTCACAAGGtaatgaaagaaaaaagaaggtaTAATCATATAGGTCCCATTAATACTTCGGAAGGTGTTTTGGATTCGGTGTTGGAGATTAAAGAGCATGTTGTCcggcatttttccaaaaaatttgaaGAGGAGGAGGGAATTTCACCGTTGTTAGAAGGGATTGTGTTCGATAGGATTAATGATGAGGATAAGGTGTGGCTAGAGAGACCTTTTCAAGAAGATGAAGTTAAATAG
- the LOC131637114 gene encoding uncharacterized protein LOC131637114 — protein MKIVSQEWKLSLTILVLVLLSCTQFSSAVSRKTSNNIKTNVFMSPKIELSPGSVSNKLYFDLDFPRGHISLKSFNAELVDDAGNSVPLSQTYLHHWIFLRYHQPKVALANQSDITFVRNSGFCQENVFGQYFGLGSETRGTNTYIPDPYGIEVGNPAEIPKGYVEKWMFNIHAIDTRGVEDKLGCIECKCELYNVTKDEDGVALSPSYKGGLQCCPDNSTCKMVKGFLGPKRSLYLKYTVMWMNWDSFVVPAKIYIIDATDTLKILDKSKGKSVEHDCKIEYEVEPCSKSNLNGSDCVDVKKSSFPMQNGGYFVYGVGHMHTGSIGTTLYGKDGKVICSSIPIYGNSSEAGNEKGYVVGMSTCYPQIGSIKILDGETLTLEAKYNNSLRHSGVMGLFYFLVAEKLPHHHV, from the exons ATGAAGATTGTCTCTCAAGAATGGAAGCTTTCATTGACAATATTAGTACTAGTGTTGTTGTCATGCACACAATTCTCATCAGCTGTTTCTAGGAAGACTAGTAACAACATCAAAACAAATGTTTTTATGTCTCCCAAGATTGAACTAAGTCCAGGATCTGTCTCAAACAAATTATATTTTGATCTTGATTTTCCGAGAGGCCATATTTCTCTCAAGAGTTTCAATGCTGAACTAGTTGATGATGCGGGAAATTCTGTACCTCTCTCTCAAACCTATCTACACCATTGGATTTTTCTAAGATATCACCAACCAAAAGTGGCACTTGCTAACCAATCAGATATCACATTTGTGAGAAATAGTGGATTTTGCCAAGAGAATGTTTTTGGACAATACTTTGGTCTTGGATCTGAAACAAGAGGCACAAACACATATATTCCAGATCCTTATGGGATAGAAGTTGGTAATCCTGCTGAAATTCCAAAAGGGTATGTGGAGAAATGGATGTTCAATATTCATGCTATTGATACAAGGGGTGTGGAAGATAAGTTGGGGTGCATTGAGTGTAAGTGTGAGTTATATAATGTTACAAAAGATGAAGATGGTGTAGCTTTGAGTCCAAGTTATAAAGGAGGTTTGCAATGTTGTCCTGATAATAGCACTTGCAAGATGGTGAAAGGGTTTTTAGGTCCAAAGAGAAGTCTTTATTTGAAATACACAGTTATGTGGATGAATTGGGATAGCTTTGTTGTGCCTGCCAAGATTTATATAATTGATGCAACTGATACTTTGAAGATATTGGATAAGTCTAAAGGAAAGAGTGTAGAGCATGATTGCAAGATAGAATATGAAGTGGAGCCTTGCAGCAAAAGTAATCTCAATGGTAGTGATTGTGTTGATGTGAAGAAATCAAGCTTCCCAATGCAAAATGGTGGTTATTTTGTCTATGGAGTTGGTCATATGCATACTGGTTCAATTGGAACAACTCTATATGGAAAG GATGGGAAGGTTATATGTAGTTCAATCCCAATATATGGAAATAGCAGTGAAGCAGGAAATGAGAAAGGGTATGTTGTAGGAATGTCCACTTGTTACCCTCAGATAGGCTCTATCAAGATACTAGATGGTGAAACTTTGACTCTTGAGGCTAAATACAACAACAGCTTAAGACACTCTGGTGTAATGGGGCTTTTCTACTTCTTGGTGGCAGAAAAGCTACCACACCATCATGTTTAA
- the LOC131637115 gene encoding 1-acyl-sn-glycerol-3-phosphate acyltransferase 2-like, with amino-acid sequence MPISPAAVIVPLGLLFFASGLIVNLIQATCFVIVRPVSKNFYRRINRFVAELLWLELVWIVDWWAGLKIQIFTDPETFQLMGKEHALVISNHKSDIDWLVGWIIAQRSGCLGSTLAVMKKSSKFLPVIGWSMWFSEYLFLERNWAKDESTLKSGLQELRDFPLPFWLALFVEGTRFTQAKLSAAQEYAASTGLPVPRNVLIPRTKGFVSAVSHMRSFVPAVYDVTVAIPKSSPSPTMLRLFQGQPSVVHVHVKRHLMKDLPEADDDVAQWCRDIFVAKDDLLDKHIADDKFSDHEPRDLGRPLKSLLVYITWVVVVVAGTVKWLQWSSLLSSWKGIAFTVFSLAIVTALMQIMIMFTQSERSNPAKVSPSKPKSREELQGSDDKQE; translated from the exons ATGCCAATTTCACCTGCAGCTGTGATCGTCCCATTGGGTCTTCTCTTCTTCGCTTCCGGTCTCATCGTTAACCTCATTCAg GCAACATGCTTCGTGATTGTGCGCCCAGTTTCCAAGAATTTCTACCGACGGATCAATAGGTTTGTGGCAGAACTTCTTTGGCTCGAGCTTGTTTGGATTGTTGATTGGTGGGCTGGACTCAAG ATTCAAATATTTACAGATCCTGAAACCTTTCAATTAATGG GTAAAGAGCACGCTCTTGTCATATCCAATCACAAAAGTGACATCGATTGGCTTGTTGGATGGATTATTGCTCAG CGTTCAGGTTGTCTTGGTAGCACCCTTGCTGTGATGAAGAAATCATCAAAGTTTCTGCCG GTCATTGGGTGGTCAATGTGGTTTTCTGAATATCTTTTCTTGGAAAGAAATTGGGCCAAGGATGAAAGCACATTAAAG TCAGGCCTACAGGAACTAAGGGACTTCCCTCTTCCCTTTTGGTTGGCTCTCTTTGTAGAAGGAACTCGCTTTACACAGGCCAAACTATCAGCCGCTCAGGAATATGCAGCCTCAACTGGATTGCCAGTTCCCAGAAATGTTTTAATTCCAAGAACTAAG GGGTTTGTTTCAGCAGTAAGTCATATGCGCTCATTTGTTCCCGCCGTTTATGACGTAACAGTGGCAATTCCAAAGAGTTCACCTTCTCCTACAATGCTAAGACTCTTCCAAGGGCAACCTTCAGTG GTGCATGTGCATGTTAAGCGgcatttgatgaaggatttgCCAGAAGCAGATGATGATGTTGCTCAATGGTGTCGAGACATATTTGTGGCTAAG GACGATTTGTTAGACAAACATATAGCTGATGACAAATTCAGTGATCATGAGCCGCGGGATCTCGGCCGACCACTAAAATCTCTTCTG GTTTATATAACATGGGTTGTTGTGGTTGTCGCGGGGACTGTTAAGTGGCTTCAATGGTCTTCACTACTATCCTCTTGGAAGGGTATTGCATTTACAGTATTTAGTTTGGCAATTGTGACTGCACTCATGCAAATCATGATCATGTTCACACAATCCGAGCGCTCAAATCCTGCCAAAGTTTCGCCTTCGAAGCCCAAAAGTAGAGAAGAATTACAGGGTAGTGATGACAAACAAGAGTAG
- the LOC131637098 gene encoding probable helicase MAGATAMA 3, giving the protein MALDKEKLQEESVIRRFYQIILSWNYVTLLKHKHNAKTKPPKLMKVKDRYKDVDDYISTYEPLIFEEAKAQITQGKEDEEDGVDWMFGVVKSYTESDEFHFLEIPCELEEGESISQNDLLLISNEKYVGDTNTHAFALVENVRRYSEAKLLRVRLYLAGEFPRYNTKNMRTSPRLEKMQSYICETERQLHFLKMCNLSTIAREYVAIQTISILPFKDLILNAAGEDFGTDTEGWKIPSALKEYVEGSFNQYQRQAITAGLSSKAFVLIQGPPGTGKTQTILGILSTILHATPTRVHSKSGTYELKHGLQLPIEEKRRHWKLASPWLHSVNPRDSLMPKDGDDGFFPTTGNELKPEAITSTRKYRVRVLVCAPSNSALDEIVLRVLSGGIHDENDRAYCPKIVRIGLKAHHSIKAVSLDELVKKKRASANKSPTDKQSNASAGSNEDSIRTAILDEATIVFSTLSFSGSHLFTKLSRNFDVVIIDEAAQAVEPATLVPLANQCKKVFLVGDPAQLPATVISDIAKNHGYGTSLFERLKQAGYPIKMLKTQYRMHPEIRSFPSEEFYENSLEDGDGVKLQTVRDWHEYRCFGPFSFFDIHEGEETRPTGSGSWINVAEVDFVLLLYQKLVTLYPGLKSGNQVAIISPYSQQVKLFQQRFEETFGVSAEKVVDICTVDGCQGREKDVAIFSCVRASEDRGIGFLEDIRRMNVGITRAKSAVLVVGSGSTLRRSVQWNKLVESAEKRNCLFKVSKPYPSFLSDGNLASMKARMDKPPSATDVVNNDLPTDTYAQQIDQGQPEDNDYGDGDADMGYGGDDD; this is encoded by the exons ATGGCTTTGGACAAGGAAAAGCTTCAAGAAGAATCAGTAATCCGTCGCTTCTACCAGATTATTCTTAGTTGGAATTACGTTACTCTTCTGAAACATAAACACAATGCAAAAACTAAGCCTCCCAAACTCATGAAGGTGAAGGACAGATACAAAGATGTTGACGATTATATTTCTACCTACGAGCCACTCATTTTCGAAGAAGCTAAAGCTCAAATCACCCAAGGGAAAGAGGACGAAGAAGACG GTGTTGATTGGATGTTTGGGGTGGTAAAGAGTTACACTGAGTCAGATGAATTTCATTTTCTAGAAATTCCTTGTGAATTGGAAGAGGGAGAATCAATTTCACAGAATGATCTCTTACTGATTTCAAATGAAAAG TATGTGGGTGACACAAATACGCACGCATTTGCTTTGGTGGAAAACGTGCGGAGATATTCTGAAGCAAAACTTCTTCGAGTCAGACTCTATCTAGCTGGAGAATTCCCACGTTATAATACAAAAAATATGAGAACTTCCCCAAGGCTGGAAAAAATGCAGTCTTATATATGTGAGACAGAGAGGCAATTGCATTTTTTAAAG ATGTGCAATTTATCTACCATTGCTCGCGAGTATGTGGCTATACAAACTATAAGCATTCTCCCTTTCAAGGATTTAATATTAAATGCCGCTGGAGAGGATTTTGGTACAGATACTGAGGGATGGAAAATCCCATCAGCTTTGAAGGAATATGTGGAAGGTAGTTTCAATCAATATCAACGTCAGGCTATAACA GCTGGTCTATCATCAAAAGCCTTTGTCCTGATACAG GGGCCTCCGGGTACTGGAAAGACTCAGACCATACTTGGGATTCTAAGTACCATTTTACATGCAACTCCAACAAGAGTACATTCCAA GAGTGGGACCTACGAGCTAAAGCATGGGCTGCAATTACCTATAGAGGAGAA ACGTAGACATTGGAAATTGGCATCTCCATGGTTACATAGCGTTAATCCAAGGGACAGTCTGATGCCAAAAGACGGCGATGATGGTTTTTTCCCAACTACTGGAAATGAATTA AAACCTGAAGCTATTACTTCAACTCGTAAGTATCGCGTAAGAGTTCTAGTCTGTGCCCCATCAAATTCTGCTCTTGATGAGATTGTGTTGCGGGTTCTCAGTGGAG GTATCCACGATGAAAATGACCGAGCTTATTGCCCGAAAATTGTTAGGATTGGTCTCAAAGCACACCATTCTATCAAGGCTGTTTCCCTGGACGAACTT GTGAAAAAAAAACGCGCTAGTGCCAACAAATCACCCACTGATAAGCAGAGTAATGCTTCTGCAGGAAGCAATGAAGACAGTATCAGGACTGCAATTTTGGATGAGGCTACAATT GTCTTCTCCACCCTCAGCTTTAGTGGTTCACATCTTTTCACTAAACTAAGTCGGAACTTTGATGTAGTTATTATAGATGAAGCCGCACAAGCT GTGGAACCTGCAACTCTTGTTCCCTTGGCCAATCAGTGCAAAAAAGTTTTTCTG GTTGGTGATCCAGCTCAACTTCCAGCAACTGTAATTTCGGACATTGCCAAAAATCATGG ATATGGCACAAGCTTATTTGAAAGACTGAAGCAGGCTGGTTATCCCATTAAAATGCTGAAGACACAATATCGAATGCATCCTGAG ATAAGAAGCTTTCCCTCTGAGGAGTTTTATGAAAACTCATTGGAAGATGGGGATGGCGTCAAATTACAGACAGTACGTGACTGGCACGAGTACCGCTGCTTTGGCCCATTCTCCTTCTTTGACATACACGAGGGAGAAGAAACTAGGCCAACTGGGAGTGGTTCATGGATAAATGTTGCGGAAGTTGATTTTGTCCTACTCTTGTATCAAAAATTGGTAACACTTTATCCGGGGCTCAAGTCAGGCAACCAAGTTGCAATTATATCACCCTATAGTCAACAAGTCAAGCTCTTCCAACAACGTTTTGAAGAGACTTTTGGTGTGTCAGCAGAGAAAGTAGTGGATATATGTACTGTTGACGGTTGCCAG GGACGTGAAAAGGACGTcgccatattttcatgtgtcagaGCAAGCGAAGATAGAGGTATAGGGTTTCTGGAAGACATCCGACGAATGAATGTTGGGATCACTAGAGCGAAGTCTGCAGTGTTG GTGGTCGGGTCTGGCTCTACATTGAGGAGGAGTGTACAATGGAACAAGCTTGTGGAAAGTGCCGAGAAAAGGAACTGTTTATTCAAA GTGTCTAAACCATATCCCTCATTCTTAAGTGATGGAAATCTTGCATCCATGAAAGCAAGGATGGATAAACCACCTTCGGCAACAGATGTTGTAAACAATGATCTGCCAACTGACACCTATGCACAACAGATTGATCAAGGGCAACCTGAGGACAATGATTATGGAGATGGTGATGCTGACATGGGTTATGGAGGTGATGACGATTAG